One region of Chryseobacterium muglaense genomic DNA includes:
- a CDS encoding DUF4450 domain-containing protein encodes MRRKTILAGLIVLSALSHSFAQSKHWQNNERELHYKEDKGDFLLVNGKYRFNRALYGDNRASRVEAGDLPEFALYLPGMGGNLQFVIQKGNSVKKLINADKIETRYRPGTMLYEIKDPILGNGTLKLTVLAQAKEEGLVVKMETVNIDSSTKIYAVYGGASGTTFSRNGDIGADPESGFYLLPGYCLNNQFQINKNQFQLNYLNKRKEAQIVSGSFSNVNSLQQTDASTLEKLAEFTQNKADKSPIVYASYSSQKQPIFIQVAKGESTKNFSDEELKNIFNKAEKSRLTLTNRIQLKTPDADLTQFGANLAVAADGIWESPTFLHGAVAWRMRLNAWRGAYTADALSWHDRAKEHFESYANSQVLKPDFAPVEMDTMRHLARHEEKMGTSVFSSGYISRNPNDNTKPHHYDMNLVFFDQMFSHFNYTGDKEFLKKMWPTMVRHIDWEKRNFKRGDLYDAYAAIWASDALQYSGGKVTHTSAYNYRANREMAKLAKIIGENPQPYEKEADAILKAMKNELWIKNKGYFSEFKDALGNQIVHDKPGIWSIYHVSDAFILNEFEDYQNLQYINNHTPKIPITVKGADNKDYFTLATTNWQPYDWSINNVALAENLQTALAYWQAGRNEDAYQLWKGNLVESMYYGISPGNFEQLSHYDAFRGELYRDFADPIGVASRTLTEGLFGVYPNLLENKISIKPGFPKDWNSAELKLSDWDYQFKRTSKKTEYIFSSKYQNPIALEMQIPVNYSNIKSVKVNGKKVDWKVKPNSILQPIIQFETPKGKDFKIEINYFGEEIKNEQTDFINYISESLQLNFDSKKKTKQVYDPQGLIKNSPPLEGWIRPKGEDGVVNPKFELKQDERKGTFFVQVEQNGTTWWQPVNVDIRFPLETNWVNKKLQIQSKSSNPINGKLSVNGLNRTFSIQKNQSTSIEIPSNYLSKGTNSIVLDYNGIQQNIEITDWNIENQGQFNNISLASKYNEKITEIFNQKYLSPRLKVPTLQLPWQGIGNWCYPLITAQIDDSGLMGKRKNNKIDFLGIPFLIDKTDKNIAFTSQWDNYPNSIEIPLNGKGKKIYFLMAGSTNPMQSQIVNGTITVQYVDGSTSQLELKNPTNWWPIEQDLFDDNFAFEIPDDKIPYRVKLKTGELYKGGTLSKYSSIKGFTDRQVDGGSATILDLPIDPNKELKSVKLTAVSNDVVIGMMSATVLK; translated from the coding sequence ATGCGAAGGAAAACCATACTCGCCGGACTGATTGTTTTGTCGGCACTCTCCCATTCTTTTGCCCAATCAAAACATTGGCAGAATAACGAGCGTGAACTGCATTACAAAGAAGACAAAGGCGATTTTTTATTGGTCAACGGAAAATACAGATTCAACCGTGCTTTGTATGGAGACAACCGAGCATCAAGAGTTGAGGCGGGAGATTTGCCGGAATTTGCTTTATACCTTCCCGGAATGGGCGGAAATCTTCAATTCGTTATCCAAAAAGGAAATTCAGTAAAGAAATTAATTAACGCTGATAAAATTGAAACCCGATATCGTCCCGGAACGATGTTGTATGAAATCAAAGACCCGATTCTTGGAAACGGAACTTTGAAACTGACCGTTTTGGCTCAGGCGAAAGAAGAAGGTTTGGTGGTGAAAATGGAAACTGTCAATATAGATTCTTCCACAAAAATCTATGCAGTTTATGGCGGAGCAAGCGGAACAACTTTCAGCAGAAACGGTGACATCGGTGCAGACCCGGAATCAGGATTTTATCTGTTGCCTGGATATTGTCTGAATAACCAATTTCAGATTAATAAAAATCAATTCCAACTTAATTATTTAAATAAAAGAAAAGAAGCTCAAATTGTCAGTGGAAGTTTTTCAAATGTCAATTCTTTACAACAAACTGATGCTTCAACTTTAGAAAAACTGGCAGAGTTTACTCAAAATAAAGCAGATAAATCTCCGATTGTTTACGCTTCTTATTCTTCACAGAAGCAACCGATTTTCATTCAGGTTGCCAAAGGAGAATCAACGAAGAATTTTTCCGATGAAGAATTGAAAAACATCTTTAATAAAGCTGAAAAATCCCGTTTAACATTAACGAATAGAATACAGTTAAAAACTCCGGATGCCGATTTAACTCAATTCGGAGCTAATTTAGCCGTTGCCGCAGATGGAATTTGGGAAAGTCCGACTTTTCTTCACGGCGCAGTTGCCTGGAGAATGCGGTTGAATGCGTGGCGTGGAGCGTACACAGCAGATGCGTTGAGTTGGCACGACCGAGCGAAAGAACATTTTGAAAGTTATGCAAATTCCCAGGTTTTGAAACCTGATTTTGCACCTGTCGAAATGGACACGATGCGCCATCTTGCTCGTCACGAGGAGAAAATGGGAACTTCCGTTTTTTCAAGCGGATATATTTCGAGAAATCCGAATGACAATACAAAACCGCATCACTACGATATGAATCTGGTATTTTTTGACCAGATGTTTTCACATTTCAATTATACAGGAGACAAAGAATTTCTGAAAAAAATGTGGCCGACGATGGTTCGCCATATAGATTGGGAAAAACGAAATTTCAAACGTGGCGATTTATACGATGCGTATGCCGCGATTTGGGCGAGCGATGCGCTTCAATATTCAGGTGGAAAAGTGACGCACACTTCGGCTTATAATTACAGAGCCAACCGTGAAATGGCAAAACTGGCGAAAATCATCGGCGAAAATCCTCAACCTTACGAAAAGGAAGCTGATGCGATTTTAAAGGCGATGAAAAACGAACTTTGGATTAAAAACAAAGGCTATTTTTCTGAATTTAAAGATGCTTTAGGAAATCAAATCGTTCACGACAAGCCGGGAATTTGGTCGATTTATCACGTTTCCGATGCATTTATTCTGAATGAATTTGAGGATTATCAGAACTTACAATATATCAATAATCACACGCCTAAAATTCCGATTACGGTGAAAGGTGCTGATAATAAAGACTATTTTACGTTAGCGACCACCAATTGGCAACCTTACGACTGGTCGATTAACAATGTCGCTTTGGCGGAAAATTTACAGACCGCTTTGGCATATTGGCAGGCCGGAAGAAATGAAGATGCCTATCAACTTTGGAAAGGAAATTTGGTTGAATCGATGTATTACGGCATCAGTCCGGGGAATTTTGAACAGCTTTCGCATTACGATGCGTTTCGTGGAGAATTGTATCGTGATTTTGCCGACCCGATTGGCGTTGCATCAAGAACTTTAACGGAAGGACTTTTCGGAGTTTATCCGAATTTGTTAGAAAATAAAATCAGCATCAAACCCGGTTTCCCGAAAGACTGGAATTCTGCCGAACTGAAACTTTCGGATTGGGATTATCAGTTTAAAAGAACTTCGAAAAAAACTGAATATATTTTTAGTTCAAAATATCAAAATCCGATTGCATTGGAAATGCAGATTCCTGTGAATTATTCCAACATCAAATCTGTAAAAGTGAATGGTAAAAAAGTAGATTGGAAAGTAAAACCTAATTCTATTTTACAACCCATTATTCAGTTTGAAACGCCGAAAGGAAAAGATTTTAAAATTGAAATCAATTATTTCGGTGAAGAAATTAAAAACGAGCAAACAGATTTCATTAATTATATTTCTGAAAGTCTTCAGTTGAATTTTGATTCGAAAAAGAAAACAAAACAAGTTTACGACCCACAAGGTTTAATTAAAAATTCCCCTCCTCTGGAGGGGTGGATTCGACCAAAGGGAGAAGACGGGGTGGTTAATCCGAAGTTCGAACTAAAACAAGATGAAAGAAAAGGAACTTTTTTCGTGCAAGTTGAGCAAAATGGAACGACTTGGTGGCAACCTGTAAACGTTGATATCCGTTTTCCTTTGGAAACAAATTGGGTGAATAAAAAATTGCAGATTCAGTCAAAATCATCCAATCCTATTAATGGAAAACTGTCTGTTAATGGTTTAAATAGAACGTTCAGTATTCAGAAAAATCAAAGTACATCGATTGAAATTCCTTCAAATTATTTAAGCAAAGGAACCAATTCAATCGTTTTAGATTACAACGGAATTCAACAAAATATTGAAATCACGGATTGGAACATTGAAAATCAAGGTCAGTTCAACAACATTTCATTGGCCTCAAAATACAATGAAAAGATAACGGAGATTTTTAATCAGAAATACCTTTCGCCAAGATTGAAAGTCCCGACTCTACAGCTTCCGTGGCAGGGAATCGGGAATTGGTGTTATCCATTGATTACTGCTCAAATCGATGACAGCGGATTGATGGGCAAAAGAAAAAATAACAAAATTGATTTCCTTGGAATTCCATTTTTAATTGATAAAACAGATAAAAATATAGCCTTCACAAGTCAGTGGGATAATTATCCAAATTCTATTGAAATCCCTTTGAATGGAAAAGGAAAAAAAATCTATTTTCTGATGGCTGGTTCTACGAATCCGATGCAGTCGCAGATTGTGAATGGAACGATTACCGTTCAATATGTTGATGGTTCAACATCACAATTGGAATTGAAAAACCCCACGAATTGGTGGCCGATTGAGCAGGATTTGTTTGATGATAATTTTGCGTTTGAAATTCCGGATGATAAAATTCCGTACAGAGTTAAATTGAAAACGGGAGAATTGTACAAAGGTGGAACTTTAAGCAAATATTCGAGCATCAAAGGATTTACAGACCGTCAGGTTGATGGTGGTTCTGCAACAATTTTAGATTTACCGATTGACCCGAATAAAGAATTAAAATCTGTAAAACTAACGGCGGTGAGCAATGATGTTGTGATTGGGATGATGAGTGCGACTGTTTTGAAATAA
- a CDS encoding GntR family transcriptional regulator, translated as MSETLEININENSRVPKYKQIVDSILNGIDGGQIKIGEKIPSINELSESCFLSRDTVEKAYKELRKRQIIESVKGKGYYISRINKNDVINIFFLINKPSTYKMMIYNYFVNAIGTKGNVEMYIYHCDETLFINSLKKNLGGFDYYVIMPHFRDEQSKHTSSTQEVLDIIEQIPKNKLLLLDNTKPNISGEYGSIFQDFEHDIYNALEEGLEKIKKYEKIILVYPDKSIHPYPFRIVRGFEKFCKDFKLDYEILDEIYPDMELQDKDIFITIRERDLVNLVKQIRQKNLKLGEDIGIISYNETPLKELLGITVITTDFKAMGESAAYMILKNKKEEVNNVFKFIQRESL; from the coding sequence ATGTCTGAAACATTAGAAATCAACATTAATGAAAACTCCAGAGTTCCGAAATACAAACAGATTGTAGATTCTATTTTGAACGGAATTGATGGCGGACAAATCAAAATTGGAGAAAAAATACCTTCTATTAACGAGCTCAGTGAATCTTGTTTTCTATCAAGAGATACTGTTGAAAAAGCGTATAAAGAGCTTAGAAAAAGGCAAATCATAGAGTCTGTAAAAGGTAAAGGGTATTATATTTCGCGAATCAATAAAAATGATGTCATTAATATTTTCTTTCTGATTAATAAACCGAGTACTTATAAAATGATGATTTATAATTATTTCGTCAATGCAATCGGTACCAAAGGTAATGTGGAGATGTATATTTACCATTGCGACGAAACGCTTTTCATCAATTCTCTAAAGAAAAATCTGGGCGGATTTGATTATTATGTGATTATGCCCCATTTCCGTGATGAGCAGTCGAAACATACGAGTTCTACGCAGGAAGTTTTAGATATTATTGAGCAGATTCCGAAGAATAAATTATTGCTTTTAGATAATACAAAACCTAATATTTCCGGTGAATATGGCTCTATTTTTCAGGATTTTGAACATGACATTTACAATGCTCTTGAGGAAGGTTTAGAGAAAATTAAAAAATACGAAAAAATCATTCTGGTTTATCCTGACAAGTCGATTCATCCCTACCCTTTCCGTATTGTGCGTGGTTTCGAGAAATTCTGTAAAGATTTTAAACTCGATTACGAAATTCTTGACGAAATCTATCCCGACATGGAATTGCAGGACAAAGATATTTTCATCACCATCCGTGAGCGGGATCTGGTGAATCTGGTGAAGCAGATCCGTCAGAAAAACCTGAAACTGGGCGAAGACATCGGCATCATTTCCTACAATGAAACTCCATTGAAAGAATTACTCGGAATTACCGTCATTACCACTGATTTCAAAGCAATGGGCGAATCTGCAGCATATATGATTCTTAAAAATAAAAAAGAGGAAGTGAATAATGTTTTTAAATTTATTCAGAGGGAGTCACTGTAA
- a CDS encoding nuclear transport factor 2 family protein, with amino-acid sequence MIKKFLFVVSFLMVIAVSAQKKNDNTQSVTEASEKLRLAMISGDKSSLESLILPELTYGHSGGHIDDAKEFVEKLVSKKSDFVTIDITNQNVQIVGNTAIVRHHLYATTADLGKAPGDVTLDNVLVWVKIKKDWKLLARQAVKVEKKK; translated from the coding sequence ATGATTAAAAAATTCCTATTTGTTGTAAGTTTTCTTATGGTGATTGCAGTTTCTGCACAAAAGAAAAACGATAATACCCAATCTGTAACTGAAGCATCAGAAAAACTAAGATTAGCGATGATCAGCGGTGATAAATCTTCTTTAGAATCTTTGATTTTACCAGAACTCACTTACGGACATTCAGGAGGTCACATTGATGATGCGAAAGAATTTGTTGAAAAATTAGTCAGCAAAAAATCTGATTTTGTGACGATTGATATTACGAATCAAAATGTACAGATTGTTGGAAATACTGCGATTGTTCGTCATCATTTGTATGCGACGACTGCCGATTTGGGAAAAGCTCCGGGCGATGTAACTTTGGATAATGTTTTGGTTTGGGTGAAGATAAAAAAGGATTGGAAACTCTTAGCGAGACAGGCGGTAAAGGTGGAGAAGAAAAAGTAA
- a CDS encoding alpha-hydroxy acid oxidase codes for MAFPFDTKYASLELLIERAKKKMPRFAFEYLDGGCNENINRDRNTSELREVLLRPQYLNNNYAEANMETELFGKTYSAPFGISPVGLQGLMWPNAPEILAKAAFKHNLPFILSTVTTSSIERIAELTEGNAWFQLYHPREEWLRDDILDRCEASGYDVLCVLSDVPTFGYRAKEIRNGLAMPPQLNFRNVTQALARPDWCFEMLKHGIPSFKTMEKYMDKNMNVKQLGQFMNSTFSGRLNSDRIKAIRDKWKGKLVIKGVASDEDAAEAVRLGFDGMIISNHGGRQLDAGESTIAVVKEISEKYKGQIKIMMDSGVRTGPDVARALSCGAEFTFMGRTFMYAVGALGEKGGDHIIEMLKMQFRQVMEQVCCDKPEDLQKFRVK; via the coding sequence ATGGCATTTCCATTTGATACAAAATATGCTTCGCTTGAACTATTAATCGAAAGAGCAAAGAAAAAAATGCCCCGTTTTGCTTTTGAATATCTGGACGGAGGCTGTAATGAAAACATTAACCGTGACCGAAACACAAGCGAACTAAGAGAAGTCTTGCTTCGTCCGCAATATTTGAACAACAATTACGCAGAAGCCAATATGGAAACCGAACTTTTCGGAAAAACCTATTCGGCACCTTTCGGAATTTCTCCCGTTGGACTGCAAGGTTTAATGTGGCCAAATGCTCCGGAAATTTTAGCAAAAGCAGCTTTTAAACATAATCTTCCTTTTATTTTAAGTACAGTTACAACGAGCAGTATCGAAAGAATTGCTGAGCTGACCGAAGGAAACGCTTGGTTTCAATTGTATCATCCCAGAGAAGAATGGTTGCGTGACGATATTCTCGACCGCTGTGAAGCTTCTGGTTATGATGTGCTGTGCGTTTTATCTGATGTTCCGACTTTCGGATATAGAGCGAAAGAAATAAGAAACGGTTTGGCAATGCCTCCGCAATTGAATTTCAGAAATGTTACCCAGGCTTTGGCAAGACCAGATTGGTGTTTTGAAATGTTGAAACACGGGATTCCAAGTTTTAAAACGATGGAAAAATACATGGATAAAAACATGAATGTGAAACAATTGGGACAGTTCATGAATTCTACTTTTTCTGGAAGATTAAATTCAGACAGAATAAAAGCCATCCGTGATAAATGGAAAGGAAAACTGGTTATCAAAGGTGTTGCCTCCGACGAAGATGCTGCAGAAGCGGTACGTTTAGGTTTCGACGGAATGATTATTTCAAACCACGGAGGAAGACAGTTGGATGCAGGAGAATCTACAATTGCAGTCGTGAAAGAAATCAGCGAAAAATATAAAGGTCAGATTAAAATTATGATGGACAGTGGCGTAAGAACCGGTCCTGATGTTGCCCGAGCTTTGAGCTGTGGCGCAGAGTTTACCTTTATGGGACGTACTTTTATGTATGCAGTCGGTGCTTTAGGCGAAAAAGGTGGCGACCATATTATTGAAATGCTTAAAATGCAATTCAGACAGGTAATGGAGCAGGTTTGCTGTGATAAGCCGGAAGATTTGCAGAAGTTTAGGGTGAAGTAA
- a CDS encoding FGGY-family carbohydrate kinase — protein sequence MSKKKVTIVFDIGKTNKKFFLFDKNYKEVVREYTELPLTTDEDGYPTEDLPALQNWIKDNFNAILDDENYEVKAINFSTYGASFVHLDQKGNVLTPLYNYTKPMDQNILDLFYEKHGGKLKISRETASPQAGMLNSGLQLFWLKYKHPEVFKKIRYSLHLPQYLSYLFTGICVSEFTSIGCHTNLWDYDKNDYHDWVYEEEIDALLPPIVPTSASINTSYRNKKIKIGVGIHDSSSALLPYILSKKEPFLLLSTGTWSISLNPFNDESLTDEDIENNCLNYMRIDGKRVKASRFFMGNEYKIQVEKLCNYYGKEYGFHREVQFDQDLYLRLMKHKAVYFRFEGIILKRKMITATDLNSFETFEEAYHQLMIELMDLQIHTIKNAIGNSDIKNIYIDGGFTDNDVFMKLMSHHFHHYSVMSTHSPLGSALGASMVISNKKIDETFLQQHYQMKVLQPLILNY from the coding sequence ATGTCCAAAAAAAAGGTAACCATCGTATTTGATATTGGAAAGACCAATAAAAAATTCTTTTTATTTGATAAAAATTATAAAGAGGTCGTTCGGGAATATACAGAATTACCGCTCACGACAGACGAAGACGGTTATCCCACGGAAGATCTTCCAGCATTACAGAATTGGATAAAAGATAATTTCAACGCCATTCTGGATGATGAAAATTACGAAGTAAAAGCCATCAATTTCTCTACGTACGGAGCGAGTTTTGTGCATTTGGATCAGAAAGGAAATGTTTTGACGCCTTTATACAACTACACAAAACCGATGGATCAGAATATTCTTGATCTATTTTACGAAAAACACGGCGGAAAATTAAAAATTTCCCGTGAAACAGCATCTCCACAAGCGGGAATGTTGAACTCTGGTTTGCAATTGTTTTGGTTAAAATATAAACATCCGGAAGTTTTTAAGAAAATCCGTTACAGTTTGCATTTACCTCAATATTTGTCGTATTTATTTACAGGAATTTGCGTTTCGGAATTTACTTCAATCGGGTGTCATACCAATTTATGGGACTATGATAAAAACGATTATCACGACTGGGTTTATGAAGAAGAAATCGATGCTTTATTGCCTCCAATCGTACCAACTTCTGCGAGTATCAATACTTCGTACAGAAATAAAAAAATTAAGATCGGTGTCGGAATTCACGACAGTTCTTCAGCACTCTTACCTTATATTTTAAGTAAAAAAGAGCCTTTCTTATTGCTTTCAACAGGAACCTGGAGTATTTCTCTAAATCCTTTTAATGATGAAAGCTTAACGGATGAAGACATCGAAAACAATTGCCTAAATTATATGCGAATCGACGGAAAACGTGTAAAAGCATCGCGTTTTTTCATGGGAAATGAATATAAAATTCAGGTTGAAAAATTGTGCAATTATTATGGAAAAGAATATGGTTTCCACAGAGAAGTACAATTTGACCAGGATTTGTACCTTCGTTTGATGAAACATAAAGCCGTTTATTTCCGTTTTGAAGGCATTATTTTAAAGCGAAAAATGATTACTGCAACAGATTTAAACTCATTTGAAACTTTTGAAGAGGCTTATCATCAGTTAATGATTGAATTGATGGATTTACAGATTCACACCATCAAAAATGCCATCGGAAATTCAGATATAAAAAATATTTACATTGACGGTGGATTTACAGATAATGACGTCTTTATGAAGTTGATGTCACATCATTTTCACCATTACAGTGTGATGTCTACGCATTCTCCGCTGGGGTCTGCATTGGGAGCTTCAATGGTAATTTCCAATAAAAAAATAGACGAAACATTTTTACAGCAGCATTATCAAATGAAAGTGCTTCAACCGTTAATTTTAAATTATTAA
- a CDS encoding TIM barrel protein, translating into MIIGKDIIEQNNKSEVENFNSDYAYLSDKLTKSGANVSDIVNKIADFQVAIPSWALGAGGTRFGRFSYGGEPSSLEQKLDDVGLIHALTHSAGAISLHIPWDIPSDVKAIKEKATSHGLIFDAMNSNTFQDQPNAKQSYKFGSLNAANEDARAYAVEHNKEVIRIGKELDSKSLTVWLADGASFPGQLNFQTALAKTEQSLKEIYSDLPEDWKLFIEYKPYEPNFYSTTIQDWGTSFMLANACGERAYTLVDLGHHLPNSNIEQIVATLMYKGKLGGFHFNDSKYGDDDLTVGSIKPYALFLIFNELVYGMENNPNNPYPAWMIDASHNIKDPLEDLLQSLEAILIAYATALLVDQKALKEAQQNNDVVLAQDILQNAYRTDVRPLLRAARLQTGAALDPIATYRNLKVREQLISERGLNVKATGL; encoded by the coding sequence ATGATTATAGGAAAAGACATCATTGAACAAAATAATAAAAGCGAGGTTGAAAATTTCAATTCAGACTACGCTTATTTATCAGATAAACTGACAAAATCAGGAGCAAACGTTTCAGATATTGTCAACAAAATTGCTGATTTCCAAGTGGCAATTCCAAGTTGGGCTTTAGGAGCTGGAGGAACCCGTTTCGGAAGATTTTCTTACGGTGGCGAACCTTCTTCTTTAGAGCAAAAATTAGATGATGTAGGATTAATTCACGCTTTAACGCATTCTGCAGGCGCAATTTCGCTTCACATTCCTTGGGATATTCCGAGTGATGTGAAAGCAATCAAAGAAAAAGCAACCTCTCACGGATTGATTTTCGATGCGATGAATTCAAACACATTTCAAGATCAGCCGAACGCAAAACAATCATACAAATTCGGTTCTTTAAATGCAGCGAATGAAGATGCAAGAGCTTACGCTGTTGAGCACAACAAAGAAGTCATCAGAATCGGGAAAGAATTAGATTCAAAAAGTTTAACTGTTTGGTTAGCTGACGGAGCAAGTTTTCCGGGACAATTAAATTTCCAGACCGCTTTAGCAAAAACTGAACAGAGTTTAAAAGAAATCTATTCAGATTTACCGGAAGACTGGAAATTATTCATCGAATACAAACCATACGAACCGAATTTCTATTCAACAACAATTCAGGATTGGGGAACATCGTTTATGTTGGCAAACGCTTGTGGAGAAAGAGCGTACACTTTGGTTGATTTAGGTCACCATTTACCAAACTCAAACATCGAACAAATCGTTGCAACCTTGATGTACAAAGGGAAATTAGGTGGTTTTCACTTCAACGACAGCAAATACGGAGATGATGATTTAACCGTTGGATCAATCAAACCTTACGCTTTGTTCTTGATTTTCAATGAATTGGTATACGGAATGGAAAACAATCCAAACAATCCATATCCAGCTTGGATGATTGATGCAAGTCATAACATCAAAGACCCTTTAGAAGACTTGTTGCAGTCTTTGGAGGCGATTTTAATAGCGTATGCAACAGCACTTTTGGTGGACCAAAAAGCATTGAAAGAAGCACAGCAAAATAATGATGTCGTTTTGGCTCAGGATATTTTACAGAATGCGTACAGAACAGATGTTCGTCCGTTATTAAGAGCTGCTAGATTACAGACTGGGGCGGCTTTAGACCCAATCGCAACGTACAGAAACCTAAAAGTAAGAGAGCAACTGATCTCCGAAAGAGGTTTAAATGTAAAAGCAACAGGATTATAA